One genomic region from Chlamydia poikilotherma encodes:
- a CDS encoding Organic solvent tolerance protein OstA, giving the protein MKRCFPYLLVSSLLVFSSSVDALTHKEAAKKKVSYLSHFKGLSGTLDIEDGVLNIHNNLRIQANRAYVDNVPDRGMKLIAHGNVMVNYRGKTLVCDYLEYYEDTDSCLLTNGRFAMYPWFLGGSMMTLTPETLIIHKGYISTSEGPRKHICLSGDYLEYSSDNVLSIGKTTFSICNIPILFLPQFSIMPMEIPKPPINFRGGTGGFLGSYLGVSYSPISKRHFQSTFFLDSFFKHGIGIGYNMHFSQKDNPENVFNVKSYYAHRLAIDMAEPRDRYRFNGNFSLSRKQAKLSGEYHVSDSWETVADIFPNNFSLKNTGPTQVSLTWRDTLFDGSLSSSVKVNPFQNVNQELPYLSLKQHPVNIKNTGIFIENLFECGYLNFAFSNNIPGSNFSSLRASASPKIYRTIPLLIGTLTPTVSASAIYYSNVPKTSLRHTQASAQVNLDYRFSAYKNYLHTKHIVEPFISFTSATHPLAKNHEHYIFSINDAFSSLHLCKVGVESFILNRVSPSAPRASAKLWTTQIFKNTFARSTFPKTACTISLPLDRKNTLSLDAEWIWKKHCWDHMNLLWQWVGSDNIGLTLEFLHRSKYSLLKCDRENYILDVSRSPEELFNSPLSDRRNLILGKVFVRPHPCWNYHLTLRYGWHRTSTPSYLEYQMILGTKVFEHWQLYSVYEKREADNRFFFYLKLDKPKRPFNK; this is encoded by the coding sequence ATGAAGCGTTGTTTCCCCTACCTCCTTGTATCCTCCCTCCTGGTATTTTCATCTTCAGTAGACGCATTAACACATAAAGAAGCCGCAAAGAAAAAAGTCTCTTATCTTAGCCATTTTAAAGGGTTATCAGGAACTTTAGATATCGAAGATGGTGTACTTAATATTCATAACAATCTTCGCATACAGGCAAATCGTGCTTATGTAGATAATGTTCCTGACCGTGGGATGAAATTAATTGCTCATGGCAATGTGATGGTTAATTATCGAGGAAAAACATTAGTTTGTGATTACCTAGAATATTACGAAGATACCGATTCATGTCTTTTGACAAACGGTAGATTTGCTATGTATCCATGGTTTTTAGGTGGGTCTATGATGACATTGACCCCCGAAACTTTGATTATCCATAAGGGATATATATCCACATCCGAGGGCCCTAGAAAACATATTTGCCTTTCTGGAGATTATCTAGAATACTCTTCTGACAATGTGCTCTCTATAGGAAAAACAACATTTAGCATCTGTAATATTCCTATACTCTTTCTTCCGCAATTTTCTATTATGCCTATGGAAATCCCTAAACCTCCAATTAATTTCCGTGGAGGTACAGGAGGTTTCTTAGGGTCGTATCTAGGGGTTAGCTATTCACCGATTTCCAAAAGGCATTTCCAGTCTACATTTTTCCTAGATAGCTTTTTCAAGCACGGCATTGGCATCGGTTATAACATGCATTTTTCTCAAAAAGACAATCCTGAAAATGTCTTTAATGTGAAAAGTTACTACGCCCATCGCCTAGCGATTGATATGGCAGAACCTCGGGATCGCTATCGCTTTAATGGGAACTTTTCTCTATCGCGAAAACAAGCAAAATTATCAGGAGAATATCATGTTAGTGATAGTTGGGAAACTGTCGCAGATATTTTTCCGAATAATTTCTCGTTAAAAAACACCGGTCCTACACAAGTTAGTCTTACCTGGCGAGATACATTATTTGACGGTAGCTTATCTTCTTCTGTGAAAGTTAATCCTTTCCAGAATGTCAATCAAGAGCTTCCCTATTTATCTTTGAAACAGCATCCTGTGAATATTAAAAACACGGGAATCTTTATTGAGAACCTGTTCGAATGTGGGTATTTAAACTTTGCCTTTAGCAATAATATTCCAGGATCTAACTTTTCTTCATTACGAGCTTCGGCATCTCCTAAAATCTACCGTACAATTCCTTTGCTTATAGGAACGCTAACACCGACAGTCTCCGCATCTGCAATTTACTATAGTAATGTTCCAAAAACTTCTTTAAGGCATACTCAAGCTTCTGCACAAGTAAATTTAGACTATCGTTTCTCAGCATATAAAAATTACCTTCATACAAAACACATTGTAGAACCCTTTATTTCCTTTACCTCGGCAACACATCCTTTAGCAAAAAATCATGAACACTATATCTTTTCTATAAATGATGCCTTTTCCTCTCTACATTTATGTAAAGTTGGCGTAGAGTCTTTCATATTAAATAGGGTTTCCCCTAGTGCTCCCCGGGCATCGGCAAAACTCTGGACAACGCAAATCTTTAAAAATACATTTGCTAGATCAACATTTCCAAAAACAGCGTGTACGATTTCTCTACCTTTAGATCGTAAAAATACTTTATCTCTAGATGCTGAATGGATATGGAAAAAACATTGCTGGGATCACATGAATCTCCTTTGGCAATGGGTAGGAAGTGATAATATAGGTTTAACCCTAGAGTTCCTTCATAGAAGTAAATATAGCCTTCTTAAATGTGACAGGGAAAACTATATCTTAGATGTTAGCCGCTCTCCTGAAGAGCTTTTTAATTCTCCTCTATCTGATCGTAGGAATCTCATTTTAGGAAAGGTTTTTGTTCGTCCTCATCCCTGTTGGAATTACCATTTAACATTAAGATATGGCTGGCATAGGACAAGTACACCAAGTTATCTTGAATACCAGATGATTTTAGGAACAAAAGTCTTTGAACATTGGCAGCTATATTCCGTATATGAAAAACGAGAAGCGGATAACCGCTTCTTCTTCTATCTAAAACTAGATAAACCTAAACGCCCGTTTAATAAATAA
- a CDS encoding HEAT repeat domain-containing protein has product MGLSRLIASLGLLLGFPSLVFGNFPDPISHKILYTSQKSVEQALVAYLEALDAHGEHDFPLLRKISESCLIQGLRSEDPYIRKSTIIGAGIVGSSESLEILSQAMETEDPLQQLLVLSALSSHLGKTSDELLFKALASAYPVIRLEAAYRLAGLKNIKVIDYLHSFIYKLPEEIQCLSAAIFLRLETEESDTYVRQLLSSTKSTTRNYAALLIGEYQQKRFLPTLRHLLTSASPLDREAAVYALGMLKDGQSYNAIKKLSERNDPDLSLAAAQALIAIGKEEDALPIFEKQVREERSNALYTARLLSKEVGVSLLLPVFLNTKNSEAKLNAGLALIHLGCDHPNLLNYITEWLIQPHYSQALIPAFSKGRATQAWKCRGIILPQNPTERAKALSAIQSSEEQILMSLLQLPKEAYLPYIEKILLSQKTILASKAITFLAHSSHQQALEILSRASQLPGEPVIRAYADLALYNLTKDPEKKLSLHRYAQDLIQETLLFIDTEDKQPHPDSPYLRYQIAPETRAKLMLDILETLVASKTHEDIRLLIQLMTQTKAKNSHILAGLLMKIIE; this is encoded by the coding sequence ATGGGACTATCTCGTTTAATCGCATCCCTAGGACTACTATTAGGTTTTCCCAGTTTAGTCTTTGGTAACTTTCCTGATCCCATAAGCCATAAAATCCTTTACACTAGCCAAAAATCGGTAGAACAAGCTCTTGTTGCTTATTTAGAAGCTTTAGATGCTCATGGGGAACACGACTTTCCTTTATTAAGAAAAATCTCTGAGAGCTGCTTGATACAAGGACTACGCTCAGAAGACCCCTATATAAGAAAAAGTACAATTATAGGTGCAGGTATTGTAGGTTCTTCAGAATCTTTGGAAATCCTCTCACAAGCTATGGAAACAGAAGATCCCCTGCAGCAATTACTAGTATTATCTGCTTTATCTTCGCACCTAGGAAAAACATCGGACGAGCTTTTATTCAAAGCTCTTGCCTCTGCCTATCCTGTGATTCGTTTAGAAGCAGCCTATCGCTTGGCAGGATTAAAAAATATTAAAGTTATTGATTACCTCCATTCTTTTATTTATAAACTCCCAGAAGAAATCCAATGTCTTTCTGCTGCTATCTTCCTAAGATTGGAAACTGAAGAATCGGACACCTATGTACGTCAGTTGCTCTCATCAACAAAAAGTACAACAAGAAATTACGCAGCCCTACTCATTGGAGAGTATCAACAAAAACGGTTTCTACCTACATTGCGCCATTTATTAACAAGCGCTTCTCCCTTGGATCGCGAAGCTGCTGTTTATGCTTTAGGCATGTTAAAAGATGGTCAAAGCTACAATGCTATAAAAAAACTCTCGGAAAGAAATGATCCCGATTTATCTTTGGCTGCTGCTCAAGCATTAATTGCTATTGGCAAAGAAGAAGATGCTCTTCCTATTTTTGAAAAACAGGTGCGAGAAGAACGCTCGAATGCTCTCTACACAGCACGATTATTATCAAAAGAAGTGGGAGTTTCTCTACTGCTTCCTGTATTTTTAAATACTAAAAACAGCGAAGCAAAGTTAAATGCAGGCTTGGCGTTAATACATTTAGGATGCGATCATCCTAATCTTCTTAACTACATTACAGAATGGTTAATACAGCCGCACTATAGCCAAGCACTCATCCCAGCATTTTCTAAAGGACGCGCTACACAAGCATGGAAATGTCGAGGAATTATCCTTCCTCAAAATCCTACGGAACGCGCTAAAGCTTTATCAGCAATTCAAAGTTCTGAAGAACAAATTCTTATGTCTCTATTGCAACTTCCCAAAGAAGCGTATCTTCCCTATATAGAAAAGATCCTGTTAAGTCAAAAAACTATCCTCGCTTCTAAGGCAATAACTTTTCTAGCACATTCTTCACATCAACAAGCTTTAGAAATTCTTTCACGGGCCTCTCAGCTCCCTGGAGAACCCGTAATTCGTGCTTATGCTGATTTAGCTTTGTATAATCTTACTAAAGATCCTGAGAAAAAATTATCCTTACATCGTTATGCTCAAGATCTCATTCAAGAAACTTTATTGTTTATCGATACGGAAGATAAACAACCACATCCTGATTCTCCCTATCTTCGTTATCAAATCGCTCCAGAAACACGAGCTAAGCTTATGTTAGATATCCTTGAAACTCTGGTAGCCTCAAAAACTCATGAAGATATCCGCTTACTCATCCAGCTTATGACACAAACGAAAGCAAAAAATAGTCATATTCTAGCTGGGCTGTTGATGAAAATCATAGAATAA
- a CDS encoding Maf-like protein: MEPQLILGSSSPRRKSILQYFRIPFTCISSKFEEHAVPYQGDPIAYSRELAIGKAESIVKDHHPEGLILTADTVVVYKGKIFNKPSSHDEAIEMLKTLSGQTHSVITSIALLKDQKLATGEETTQVTFTELPEKYLGRYVEAFSTLDKCGSYSIQEGGGLVIDNIQGCSYNVQGLPIKTLKHLLLEFDVNLWDYLV; the protein is encoded by the coding sequence ATGGAACCACAATTGATCTTAGGCTCTTCTTCTCCACGAAGAAAATCAATTCTACAATATTTTCGTATTCCCTTTACTTGCATCTCATCAAAATTCGAAGAACATGCAGTTCCCTATCAAGGTGATCCCATTGCATATTCACGAGAATTAGCGATAGGGAAAGCTGAATCTATAGTCAAAGACCACCACCCCGAAGGTTTGATCCTTACTGCCGATACTGTTGTCGTCTATAAAGGAAAAATTTTTAATAAGCCGAGCTCGCATGATGAAGCTATTGAGATGTTAAAAACATTAAGTGGTCAAACACATTCCGTAATTACTAGTATTGCTCTTCTCAAGGATCAGAAATTAGCAACTGGAGAAGAAACAACACAGGTGACATTTACTGAGCTCCCTGAAAAATACTTAGGAAGGTATGTTGAAGCATTTTCTACTTTGGATAAATGTGGAAGCTATAGCATTCAAGAAGGCGGGGGATTAGTTATTGATAATATCCAGGGCTGCTCATATAACGTCCAGGGTCTTCCTATTAAAACATTGAAACATCTCTTGTTGGAGTTCGACGTTAATTTATGGGACTATCTCGTTTAA
- a CDS encoding ABC-F family ATP-binding cassette domain-containing protein, with protein sequence MSIVLDKIGKTLGTRVLFDDVSVVFNPGNRYGLTGPNGAGKSTLLKIITGFVEPTRGSISLPKKIGILRQNIDSFGDISVIDCVIMGNARLWDALQKRDALYLEEFTDAIGIKLGEMEEIIGEENGYRAESEAEELLTGIGIPEELFNNKMSTIPIDLQFRVLLCQSLFGHPEALLLDEPTNHLDIYSINWLGNFLKDYDGTVIVVSHDRHFLNTITTHIADIDYDTVIIYPGNYDAMVEMKTASRDQEKADIKSKEKKIAQLKDFVAKFGAGSRASQVQSRLREIKKLQPQELKKSNIQRPYIRFPLSEKASGKVVFSIEGITKSYNDEDPIFQPFSLEIYQGDKLGIIGNNGLGKTTLMKLLAAVEAPNQGSIKIGHQVAYSYFPQNHSDVLKNCGDETLFEWLRNRKTGINDQEIRSVLGKMLFGGDDAFKQIKALSGGETARLLMAGMMLENHNVLILDEANNHLDLESVSALAWAINDYKGTSIFVSHDRTLIEECATKLLIFDKGKINFFDGTMADYTSSSKLA encoded by the coding sequence ATGAGCATTGTACTTGACAAAATCGGCAAAACTTTAGGCACACGGGTATTGTTCGACGACGTTTCTGTCGTCTTCAATCCTGGAAATCGCTACGGATTAACGGGACCTAACGGCGCGGGAAAATCTACATTATTAAAGATAATCACAGGCTTCGTAGAGCCTACGCGTGGGTCAATTTCTTTACCTAAAAAAATTGGCATCTTACGTCAAAATATTGATAGCTTTGGAGACATTTCTGTCATAGATTGTGTGATTATGGGCAATGCTCGTCTATGGGATGCTCTGCAAAAAAGAGATGCTCTATACTTAGAAGAATTCACTGATGCCATTGGTATCAAACTTGGCGAAATGGAAGAAATCATCGGTGAAGAAAATGGTTACCGAGCAGAATCTGAAGCCGAAGAACTTCTCACAGGCATTGGTATTCCTGAAGAATTATTCAATAATAAAATGTCGACGATTCCTATAGATTTGCAGTTTCGTGTGCTTTTATGTCAGTCTTTGTTCGGACATCCAGAAGCCCTACTTCTTGACGAACCTACGAACCATTTAGATATTTATTCGATTAACTGGCTAGGAAATTTTTTAAAAGATTACGACGGCACTGTAATTGTTGTTAGCCACGACAGGCACTTCTTAAACACTATCACCACTCACATTGCTGATATTGATTACGACACTGTCATCATCTATCCAGGCAATTACGATGCCATGGTAGAAATGAAAACAGCTTCTAGAGATCAAGAGAAAGCCGACATTAAATCTAAAGAGAAAAAAATTGCTCAGCTTAAAGATTTTGTCGCTAAATTTGGGGCAGGCTCTCGAGCAAGTCAAGTGCAATCTCGCTTAAGAGAAATTAAAAAGCTACAACCTCAAGAATTAAAAAAATCTAATATTCAGCGTCCTTACATACGCTTTCCCCTATCAGAAAAAGCTTCTGGCAAAGTGGTCTTTTCTATAGAAGGTATCACCAAAAGTTATAATGATGAGGATCCCATATTTCAGCCTTTTTCTTTAGAGATCTATCAAGGAGATAAACTAGGGATTATTGGAAACAATGGTCTTGGGAAAACTACATTAATGAAACTTTTAGCTGCTGTAGAGGCTCCTAATCAAGGATCTATAAAAATTGGTCATCAAGTTGCTTATTCTTATTTTCCCCAAAATCACTCTGATGTTTTAAAAAATTGCGGGGATGAAACATTGTTTGAATGGTTACGCAATCGCAAAACAGGTATTAACGATCAAGAAATCCGTAGTGTTTTAGGAAAAATGTTGTTTGGTGGAGATGATGCCTTTAAACAAATTAAGGCATTGTCCGGAGGAGAAACCGCACGCTTGCTTATGGCAGGGATGATGTTGGAAAATCACAATGTACTTATTCTTGATGAAGCAAACAATCACTTAGACCTAGAATCTGTTTCTGCATTAGCCTGGGCCATTAATGATTATAAAGGGACATCCATATTTGTTTCTCATGATAGAACTTTAATCGAAGAGTGTGCAACAAAACTCCTTATCTTCGATAAAGGTAAGATCAATTTCTTTGATGGAACTATGGCAGACTACACAAGCAGCAGCAAGCTAGCCTAA
- a CDS encoding tyrosine recombinase XerC → MISAFYAFLDYLKNIKTASPHTLRNYCIDLNNFKNFLERRNKLYPSVPICLLAQERKVAELSFSLFTKDLIRLYILELMQENKSKRTIKRRLSTIKSFSQYCIKHRIILEDPTETIHGPRLPKELPSPITYEQVEILMAIPDLSKYTGFRDRCLLELFYSSGLRISEIVAINHWDIDFNSNLIRIQGKGKKERLVPITPHAAQWLQQYLNHPKRATIEQDAQAIFLNRFGKRLTTRSIDRKFQKYLLQSGLSANITPHTIRHTIATHWLENGMDLKTIQALLGHSSLETTTIYTHVSMKLKKQTHDESHPHS, encoded by the coding sequence ATGATTTCAGCTTTTTATGCTTTTCTTGATTATCTAAAAAACATAAAAACAGCATCTCCTCATACTTTAAGAAACTATTGTATAGATCTAAACAACTTCAAAAATTTCTTAGAAAGACGGAATAAACTCTATCCGTCTGTACCTATTTGCTTACTTGCTCAAGAAAGAAAAGTTGCTGAGCTCTCTTTCTCTTTATTTACAAAAGATCTAATACGTCTCTATATTTTAGAATTGATGCAAGAAAATAAATCAAAACGCACGATAAAACGTCGCCTCTCAACAATTAAAAGTTTCTCACAATATTGTATAAAACACCGCATCATCCTTGAGGATCCTACAGAAACAATTCACGGGCCCAGGCTCCCTAAAGAATTACCCTCACCCATTACTTATGAACAAGTGGAAATTCTTATGGCAATCCCTGACCTATCGAAATATACTGGGTTTCGTGATCGTTGCCTATTGGAACTATTTTATAGCTCAGGATTACGTATTAGTGAAATCGTAGCTATCAATCACTGGGATATCGATTTTAATTCTAATCTTATCCGCATCCAAGGAAAAGGAAAAAAAGAACGTCTTGTCCCTATTACTCCTCATGCAGCCCAATGGTTACAACAATACTTAAATCACCCCAAAAGAGCTACTATAGAGCAAGATGCTCAAGCAATTTTTTTAAATCGTTTTGGGAAAAGATTAACCACTCGTTCTATTGATAGAAAGTTTCAAAAATATCTTCTTCAATCAGGCTTGTCAGCGAATATCACACCTCATACAATCCGTCATACGATTGCCACACATTGGCTAGAGAACGGTATGGACTTAAAAACGATTCAAGCACTTCTTGGACACAGTTCTTTAGAAACTACAACTATCTATACTCATGTATCTATGAAGCTTAAAAAGCAAACTCATGATGAGTCTCACCCCCATAGTTAA
- a CDS encoding ribonuclease Z produces the protein MSCRELIILGCSSQQPTRTRNQGAYLFRWNNEGLLFDPGEGTQRQFIFANIAPTVVSRIFISHFHGDHCLGLGSMLMRLNLDKVTHPIHCYYPASGKKYFDRLRYGTIYHEIINVVEHPIDKEGIVEDFGNFRIEARKLDHLVDTLGWRITEPDTIKFIPEKIKTSGLRGPIMQDLIRNDQVTVNGNTIYLKDVSYVRKGDSIAVIADTLPCQSVVDLAKDARIMLCESTYLEEHRHLAESHYHMTAKQAATQALTAGAQQLVLTHFSARYLNSKEFELEARKIFPNVAAAEEFRSYPFPKNPSSK, from the coding sequence ATGAGCTGTAGAGAATTAATTATTTTAGGTTGCTCTAGTCAACAACCTACGCGAACGCGTAATCAAGGAGCCTATCTATTTCGTTGGAATAACGAAGGTTTGCTTTTTGATCCAGGCGAGGGAACACAAAGACAATTCATTTTTGCTAATATTGCTCCTACTGTAGTCTCCAGAATCTTTATCAGCCATTTCCACGGGGATCACTGTTTAGGTTTGGGTTCCATGCTTATGAGATTGAACTTAGATAAAGTTACCCATCCTATACACTGCTACTACCCAGCTTCAGGGAAAAAATACTTCGATCGATTACGTTATGGCACTATCTATCATGAGATCATAAATGTTGTAGAGCACCCTATAGATAAAGAAGGGATTGTTGAAGATTTTGGGAATTTTCGTATTGAAGCGCGTAAACTCGATCACCTTGTAGACACATTGGGATGGAGAATCACAGAACCTGATACGATAAAATTTATTCCAGAAAAAATCAAAACTTCAGGATTACGCGGACCTATTATGCAAGACCTCATTCGCAATGATCAAGTAACCGTAAATGGAAATACTATATATCTTAAAGATGTAAGCTATGTCAGAAAAGGCGATAGCATTGCTGTTATTGCCGATACTCTCCCCTGCCAATCTGTTGTAGATTTAGCCAAAGATGCAAGAATTATGTTATGTGAAAGCACATATCTTGAAGAACATCGTCATTTAGCAGAAAGTCATTACCATATGACAGCAAAACAAGCTGCCACACAAGCTTTGACTGCTGGAGCGCAACAACTTGTACTCACACACTTTTCTGCACGTTATTTAAATTCTAAAGAATTCGAACTAGAAGCTCGGAAAATTTTCCCTAATGTCGCTGCTGCTGAAGAATTCCGTAGTTATCCCTTTCCTAAAAACCCCTCTTCTAAATAA